Proteins encoded within one genomic window of Streptomyces profundus:
- a CDS encoding L,D-transpeptidase gives MRTGSGTRRARGGTGVLLGVVLLALTACSGSSKAEEPADEEAETPAIAITITPEDGATDVATTGALAVSAEDGALTEVTVAGPEGEDIAGELAEDGASWEPTEALANSTEYTLTAVGENAEGEPLTQAATFTTVAADATFSSYWNIPDGSEVGVGMELSVTFDTPIENTAEIRDAIQITTDPPVEVRGHWFGQQRVDFRPEEYWEPGTEVEVRFRIRGVEGADGVYGTLREDIGFTVGRGQVTTVDAAAHTMEVVRDGEPLRTVPITAGAPGTETWNGKMVITEKHKETRMDGSTVGFGGEYDIPDVPHAMRLSTSGTFIHGNYWASSATFGSDNVSHGCVGLQDSQGAGDSNTDAAWFYDNSIIGDVVEVINSEDDIIAPDNGINGWNMDWADWGAGQ, from the coding sequence GTGCGAACGGGGAGCGGGACCAGACGGGCACGCGGCGGGACGGGCGTGCTGCTGGGGGTCGTCCTGCTGGCGTTGACCGCGTGCAGTGGGAGCAGCAAGGCCGAGGAACCGGCCGACGAGGAGGCCGAGACGCCGGCGATCGCCATCACCATCACGCCGGAGGACGGCGCCACCGACGTGGCCACCACCGGCGCCCTCGCGGTGAGCGCCGAGGACGGGGCCCTCACCGAGGTGACCGTCGCCGGGCCCGAAGGCGAGGACATAGCCGGCGAGTTGGCGGAGGACGGCGCCTCCTGGGAGCCCACCGAGGCCCTCGCCAACAGCACCGAGTACACCCTGACGGCGGTCGGCGAGAACGCCGAGGGGGAACCGCTGACCCAGGCGGCGACCTTCACCACCGTGGCGGCCGACGCGACGTTCTCCAGCTACTGGAACATCCCGGACGGCTCCGAGGTCGGCGTCGGCATGGAGCTGTCCGTCACCTTCGACACCCCGATCGAGAACACCGCCGAGATCAGGGACGCCATCCAGATCACCACCGACCCGCCCGTCGAGGTGCGCGGCCACTGGTTCGGCCAACAGCGCGTGGACTTCCGGCCCGAGGAGTACTGGGAGCCGGGCACCGAGGTCGAGGTGCGCTTCCGGATCAGGGGCGTCGAGGGCGCCGACGGCGTCTACGGCACCCTGCGCGAGGACATCGGCTTCACCGTGGGCCGCGGCCAGGTGACCACCGTGGACGCCGCCGCGCACACCATGGAGGTCGTCAGGGACGGCGAGCCGCTGCGCACCGTGCCGATCACCGCCGGCGCCCCTGGCACCGAGACCTGGAACGGCAAGATGGTGATCACCGAGAAGCACAAGGAGACCCGGATGGACGGGTCGACCGTCGGCTTCGGCGGTGAGTACGACATCCCCGACGTGCCGCACGCCATGCGACTCTCCACCTCGGGCACCTTCATCCACGGCAACTACTGGGCCTCGTCCGCCACCTTCGGCAGCGACAACGTCAGCCACGGCTGCGTCGGCCTCCAGGACAGCCAGGGCGCCGGCGACTCGAACACCGACGCCGCGTGGTTCTACGACAACTCGATCATCGGAGACGTGGTCGAGGTGATCAACTCCGAGGACGACATCATCGCGCCCGACAACGGCATCAACGGCTGGAACATGGACTGGGCCGACTGGGGTGCCGGCCAGTAA
- a CDS encoding enoyl-CoA hydratase/isomerase family protein — protein MTVHLEVADRVGTLTLDRPPLNALDIALQDRLRALATEIAGRDDIGAVVLRGNERAFAAGADVKEMRAMDQAAMIARARDLQDAFTAVARLPQPVVAAVTGYALGGGLELALTADVRFAAEDAKLGQPEILLGLIPGAGGTQRLPRLIGPSRAKDLIFTGRQVSADEALALGLVDRVLPADQVFAEAHAWAARLARGPATALRAAKEAVDGGLDAGVETGLTIERTWFASLFATDDRAEGIRSFVEEGPGKARFGGRG, from the coding sequence ATGACGGTACATCTCGAAGTGGCGGACCGCGTGGGCACCTTGACGCTGGACCGGCCGCCGCTCAACGCGTTGGACATCGCCCTCCAGGACCGGCTGCGCGCCCTGGCCACCGAGATCGCCGGACGGGACGACATCGGCGCCGTGGTGCTCAGGGGCAACGAGCGGGCCTTCGCGGCGGGGGCCGACGTCAAGGAGATGCGGGCGATGGACCAGGCCGCGATGATCGCGCGGGCCCGCGATCTCCAGGACGCTTTCACCGCCGTGGCCAGGCTGCCGCAGCCCGTGGTCGCCGCCGTGACCGGCTACGCCCTGGGCGGCGGCCTTGAGCTGGCGCTCACCGCCGATGTGCGGTTCGCCGCCGAGGACGCCAAGCTCGGCCAGCCGGAGATCCTCCTCGGGCTGATCCCGGGCGCCGGGGGCACCCAACGGCTGCCCCGGCTGATCGGCCCCTCCCGCGCCAAGGACCTGATCTTCACCGGCCGCCAGGTGTCCGCCGACGAGGCGCTCGCCCTCGGCCTGGTGGACCGGGTGCTCCCGGCGGACCAGGTGTTCGCCGAGGCGCACGCCTGGGCGGCCCGGCTGGCCCGGGGCCCGGCCACCGCGCTGCGCGCCGCCAAGGAGGCCGTGGACGGCGGTCTCGACGCCGGCGTCGAGACCGGGCTGACGATCGAACGCACCTGGTTCGCCAGCCTGTTCGCCACCGACGACCGGGCCGAGGGCATCCGCTCCTTCGTCGAGGAGGGCCCTGGCAAGGCGCGCTTCGGCGGGCGCGGCTGA
- a CDS encoding ATP-binding protein: protein MAATADVPTSEIEGTHPLDREARAPQERRQQRETGPHAAPQPPQPPAPGAEDPSLGELRLPSEPASAGLARRITRHQLGVRWQLPEELTENAVLLVSELVGNAVQHAGAPSFGLRFRRRRGSVRVEVSDPSRALPVLLPVREMAVLTGRGLFLVDTLADRWGVDLLPHGKCTWFEMRAPHR, encoded by the coding sequence ATGGCTGCAACGGCGGACGTCCCCACGAGTGAGATCGAAGGCACCCACCCACTCGACCGGGAGGCGCGCGCGCCACAGGAACGCCGACAACAGCGAGAGACCGGCCCGCACGCCGCGCCCCAGCCGCCCCAGCCGCCGGCGCCCGGCGCCGAGGACCCCTCGCTCGGAGAGCTGCGGCTGCCGTCCGAGCCCGCCTCCGCCGGGCTCGCCAGGCGCATCACCCGACACCAGCTCGGCGTCCGCTGGCAGTTGCCGGAGGAGCTGACCGAGAACGCCGTGCTGCTCGTCTCCGAGCTGGTCGGCAACGCCGTGCAGCACGCCGGCGCACCGTCGTTCGGGCTGCGCTTCAGGCGGCGGCGCGGGTCGGTGCGGGTGGAGGTGAGCGACCCGTCCAGGGCACTGCCGGTGCTGCTGCCGGTGCGGGAGATGGCGGTGCTCACCGGGCGCGGCCTCTTCCTGGTGGACACCCTGGCGGACCGCTGGGGCGTGGACCTGCTGCCCCACGGGAAGTGCACCTGGTTCGAAATGCGCGCGCCTCATCGCTGA